The following is a genomic window from Thioclava electrotropha.
GACCGGCACCGCTGATTTTCCCACCGCCGAGACGGCGGCCAAATCGCCGCTGGCCAAGCGCGTTTTCGCAGTGCCCGGCGTGACCGGCGTGTTCTTCGGCTCGGATTTCGTGACCGTGACGAAGGACGATGCGACCAGCTGGGATCACGCGAAACCGGCGATCCTCGGCGCGATCATGGAGCATTTCCAATCCGGCGCCCCGGTGATCGAAGGCGAAGCCGCGCCCTCGGGCCATGCCGAGCATGACGGCGAGGACGGCGCGATCGTCTCGCAGATCAAGGAACTGCTCGACACCCGCGTGCGCCCGGCCGTGGCGCAGGACGGCGGCGACATCACCTTCCACGGGTT
Proteins encoded in this region:
- a CDS encoding NifU family protein, producing the protein MFIQTETTPNPATLKFLPGQTVLETGTADFPTAETAAKSPLAKRVFAVPGVTGVFFGSDFVTVTKDDATSWDHAKPAILGAIMEHFQSGAPVIEGEAAPSGHAEHDGEDGAIVSQIKELLDTRVRPAVAQDGGDITFHGFERGVVYLHMQGACAGCPSSTLTLKMGIENLLRHYIPEVSEVRPVNA